From Xylocopilactobacillus apis, a single genomic window includes:
- a CDS encoding M13 family metallopeptidase, whose translation MTEYQAPRIQDNLYDAINGKWQQEAEIKPDRNSAGASTDLVLEIEKNLINDLKEALADVKDEPTDNFQKAALIFEKAKDFKRRDEEGIKPLLPRLEKLLAVKNLAELNDQIVDFALEGYSLPLEFGVMPDMDDATRHQVMFMSPGIILPDVTTYDDEEQSKPLLAVYQKMITELLSFTPLSTSQQEQFVKDTMAFDRLIVPFHLSNEEMAEIKNLDHPMPASELVLKVKELNLASILQTVFPVEPETVNVFDLNFVDNFSKVFNEETFSLWQHWAYVNELCAHSGILSQELRVIGSQYSMEISGQQELAPAERHAYNIANSVFDEPIGIHYGKKYFGPKAKADVTEMVKNLIRVYKKQIQSNSWLSESTKKMAVKKLDTMTIKMGYPDQAIPLYDLFTVKRSSSLCETLDDFSLISLKYSFARLDKPVDRTEWGMPAQMVNAQYDDSLNDITFPAAILQSPFYSVDASISANLGGAGATIGHEISHAFDNNGALFDELGNKKDWWQPEDYENFEKYTELMIKQFDGIPYAGGKINGKLVVSENIADNAGINAALQVLHESGDEDLAEFFKNYALSWRTKVRPELAKMLLSVDVHAPAELRTNIPVPNFPEWYEAFDVKPTDKMYRKPEDRLIIW comes from the coding sequence ATGACAGAATACCAAGCACCAAGAATTCAAGATAATTTATATGATGCAATTAATGGCAAATGGCAGCAGGAGGCTGAGATCAAGCCTGATCGTAATTCAGCGGGAGCAAGTACAGATTTAGTTTTAGAAATTGAAAAGAATTTAATTAATGACCTTAAAGAAGCTTTGGCTGATGTAAAAGATGAACCAACTGATAATTTTCAAAAAGCAGCTTTGATTTTTGAGAAAGCGAAAGACTTTAAGAGGCGTGATGAAGAAGGAATTAAGCCGCTTTTACCACGATTAGAAAAATTACTGGCAGTTAAAAATCTCGCTGAATTAAATGATCAAATCGTGGATTTTGCTTTAGAAGGGTATTCGCTGCCGCTTGAGTTTGGCGTAATGCCTGACATGGATGATGCAACACGCCATCAGGTAATGTTCATGTCGCCGGGAATTATTTTGCCGGATGTGACAACTTATGACGATGAAGAACAAAGTAAGCCGCTTTTGGCAGTCTATCAGAAAATGATTACTGAACTTTTAAGTTTCACGCCGCTTAGTACTAGTCAGCAAGAGCAATTTGTTAAAGATACGATGGCTTTTGACCGCTTAATAGTACCTTTTCATTTGAGTAATGAAGAAATGGCAGAAATTAAGAATTTAGATCATCCCATGCCAGCTAGTGAATTAGTTTTAAAAGTTAAAGAGTTGAACTTAGCTTCGATTTTACAAACAGTATTTCCAGTGGAGCCAGAGACAGTAAATGTTTTTGATCTTAATTTTGTTGATAATTTCTCTAAAGTATTTAATGAAGAAACATTTTCTCTTTGGCAGCACTGGGCCTACGTTAATGAGCTTTGTGCGCATTCAGGTATTTTAAGCCAAGAACTAAGAGTAATCGGTTCGCAATACAGCATGGAAATTTCAGGGCAGCAGGAATTAGCACCAGCTGAACGGCACGCATATAATATTGCTAATTCGGTCTTTGATGAACCGATTGGGATACATTATGGTAAAAAGTATTTTGGACCAAAAGCAAAAGCTGATGTTACCGAAATGGTCAAGAATTTAATCCGAGTTTATAAAAAACAAATTCAAAGTAATTCGTGGCTTAGTGAATCGACCAAGAAAATGGCAGTTAAAAAACTCGATACAATGACCATTAAAATGGGTTATCCCGATCAGGCAATTCCGCTTTATGATTTGTTCACAGTTAAAAGATCATCGTCTTTGTGTGAAACTCTTGATGATTTTAGTCTAATTTCTCTAAAATATTCTTTTGCGAGACTTGATAAACCAGTTGATCGGACTGAATGGGGCATGCCCGCCCAGATGGTTAACGCCCAATATGATGATTCTTTAAATGACATTACTTTTCCAGCAGCCATTCTTCAATCACCGTTTTATTCAGTGGATGCAAGTATTAGTGCTAATTTGGGTGGAGCAGGTGCGACGATTGGACATGAAATTAGTCATGCCTTTGACAATAACGGCGCACTGTTTGATGAATTAGGAAACAAAAAAGACTGGTGGCAGCCAGAAGATTACGAAAATTTTGAAAAGTACACTGAACTGATGATTAAGCAATTTGACGGCATTCCTTACGCTGGTGGTAAGATTAACGGTAAGTTGGTGGTGAGCGAAAATATTGCGGACAACGCCGGAATTAATGCAGCCTTACAGGTTTTACATGAGTCTGGTGATGAGGACCTTGCTGAATTTTTCAAAAACTACGCTTTATCTTGGCGCACCAAGGTTCGGCCAGAGCTTGCTAAAATGTTATTGTCAGTTGATGTTCATGCACCAGCAGAACTAAGAACTAATATTCCAGTTCCAAACTTTCCAGAATGGTACGAAGCATTTGACGTTAAGCCGACTGATAAGATGTATCGCAAGCCAGAAGATCGCTTAATTATTTGGTAA
- a CDS encoding helix-turn-helix domain-containing protein, producing MNYGNLLKSLRISRGLSQQQLAADISSQTALSRMEKSGNIPTDVLLNFLDKLDIHPIEFFTLAAEDHVTDSQKFLNQINKTRYDKKEMETFVKSEMELYQKNGILKHKINAMRSRAVYHKIHNLPLNDLKEIKETIQTYLMKFETWFINDVSLYTNLLFIFDNEFIKTHHQTILRSLNKFPLGQNQKHDYQINYANNAIILAFERNNLNSLDLYLETFNSFIKESPNSIYDRILYSIYTQLRDLMINFDQSRYNKLLAEIKIFELYELPNVTQDFTTFINDCLENKKTVSTRLQ from the coding sequence ATGAATTATGGAAATTTACTAAAATCCTTACGGATCAGCAGAGGATTATCCCAACAACAGTTAGCAGCAGATATTTCCTCTCAAACTGCTTTATCTAGAATGGAAAAATCAGGAAATATTCCAACTGACGTTTTACTTAATTTTCTAGATAAACTAGATATACACCCCATTGAGTTCTTTACACTAGCGGCAGAAGATCATGTTACTGACTCTCAAAAATTTTTAAACCAAATTAATAAAACCCGTTATGATAAAAAAGAAATGGAAACATTTGTCAAATCTGAAATGGAACTTTATCAAAAAAATGGAATTTTAAAACATAAAATTAATGCAATGAGAAGTCGTGCAGTCTACCATAAAATTCATAATCTCCCGCTTAATGATCTTAAAGAAATTAAAGAAACAATTCAGACCTATCTGATGAAATTTGAAACTTGGTTTATTAATGATGTTTCATTGTATACAAATTTATTGTTTATTTTCGATAATGAATTTATCAAAACTCATCATCAAACCATCCTTCGCTCATTAAATAAATTCCCACTGGGACAAAATCAAAAACATGACTACCAGATTAATTATGCCAATAATGCCATTATTCTTGCTTTTGAACGAAATAATTTAAACAGTCTTGATCTTTACTTAGAAACATTTAACAGCTTTATAAAAGAAAGTCCAAACTCAATTTATGATCGAATTCTTTATTCTATTTATACTCAATTGCGAGATTTAATGATTAATTTTGATCAAAGTCGCTATAATAAACTTCTGGCAGAAATTAAAATTTTTGAACTTTATGAACTTCCGAATGTAACGCAAGATTTCACCACGTTCATTAATGATTGCTTGGAAAATAAAAAAACAGTCTCAACGAGACTGCAATAA
- a CDS encoding DUF1430 domain-containing protein, with amino-acid sequence MLKKILKLGLFVLLMSIIFGMFLYDVEQYSIRKVNNFFEYTNNYSPIKTFGKISNVEENKKFTKIIKDVSKENNLFFLKRVVNESYSIKEGINFSFLPFEEITLYTPNVKKNRKYQPPLGISTLSIESIDSDKAVKELEGQFFLKTMNRNKYNKAINEIRERFNEEFKTNYSFNDFADFEKKQSFQLGIDTDMYNIKEYLKIGIIFLFVMLSFWVVSSRVKIKILRSNGYSLISIANNLIGKRFFGIIIVILALIEIFTRMNNLGFLSSIFKLLFVVYLWIIFMLTLTVKLNKKNGKTSLWLNNGIPIVVKTIFLILLVVASLDLTSIIVTASGLSLEKEVPQEIRKDNYYVYFPIVVGKNSLEFEHDHNYENKGKPEIYRFLNKKGSLIVNIKGYEFEANQIFGRDIKLNPNYLKKFALYDVNGNRVQIKESEKKRILLIPERIKKNHSELEKIKKYYYQDLKKFENKQTKIIYIKDNQPIYTFVPKKPWIDDYPILNILTTSNSSEFERESFNGDEYPPLKVKTKGLSMTKLKSLIKKNNLKDNLLSFIPFEKAEVTLIKQLSGSFTYLISSFMLTFFSFVIVCVLTTIYYFNSNERKFHLLRLNGYSFFGTYNQVFFGIIGEIALGILLTTIMSKLSKELVINMLVAILLDFLIVCVTLLIIEKKNQGGI; translated from the coding sequence TTGTTAAAGAAAATTTTAAAACTGGGTCTATTTGTGCTTTTGATGAGTATCATTTTCGGTATGTTTTTATATGATGTAGAACAATATTCGATCCGAAAGGTTAATAATTTTTTTGAATATACTAATAATTATTCTCCAATTAAAACTTTTGGAAAAATATCTAATGTTGAAGAGAACAAGAAATTTACAAAAATTATTAAAGATGTTTCAAAGGAAAACAATTTATTTTTCTTAAAAAGAGTAGTAAATGAAAGTTATTCCATTAAGGAGGGAATTAATTTTTCTTTTTTACCGTTCGAAGAAATAACTTTATATACTCCAAATGTTAAAAAGAATAGGAAATATCAACCACCTCTAGGAATTTCCACGTTATCAATTGAAAGCATTGATAGTGATAAAGCGGTAAAAGAGCTTGAGGGACAATTTTTCTTAAAAACAATGAATCGCAATAAATATAATAAAGCGATAAACGAAATTAGAGAAAGATTTAATGAAGAGTTTAAAACTAATTATTCTTTTAATGATTTTGCTGATTTTGAGAAAAAGCAAAGTTTTCAACTTGGAATTGATACTGACATGTATAACATAAAAGAATATTTGAAGATAGGAATAATCTTTTTATTTGTCATGTTAAGTTTTTGGGTTGTTTCGAGTCGAGTGAAAATTAAAATTTTAAGATCCAATGGCTATTCTTTAATATCGATCGCAAACAATTTAATTGGTAAGAGATTCTTTGGAATTATTATAGTAATTCTAGCGTTAATTGAAATTTTTACTAGGATGAATAACCTTGGCTTTTTAAGTTCGATTTTTAAATTATTATTTGTAGTTTATCTTTGGATAATTTTTATGCTGACACTAACTGTTAAGTTGAACAAGAAAAACGGGAAAACATCTTTATGGTTAAATAACGGAATCCCAATTGTTGTGAAAACAATTTTTCTAATCTTACTTGTAGTTGCAAGTCTTGATCTAACAAGTATTATCGTTACAGCCAGTGGACTTTCGTTGGAGAAAGAAGTTCCTCAAGAAATTCGTAAAGATAACTATTATGTTTATTTTCCAATAGTAGTGGGGAAGAATTCTTTAGAGTTTGAACACGATCATAATTATGAAAATAAAGGAAAGCCCGAGATTTATCGATTTTTGAATAAAAAAGGCAGTCTGATCGTAAATATAAAAGGCTACGAATTTGAAGCAAATCAAATTTTCGGACGAGATATAAAGCTTAATCCTAATTATCTAAAAAAATTTGCTCTTTATGATGTCAATGGAAATAGAGTTCAGATTAAGGAAAGTGAGAAAAAGAGGATTCTGTTAATTCCAGAAAGAATCAAAAAAAATCATAGCGAACTTGAAAAGATAAAAAAATATTATTATCAAGATCTCAAAAAGTTTGAAAATAAACAAACCAAAATTATTTATATCAAAGATAATCAGCCGATTTATACTTTTGTTCCAAAAAAACCATGGATTGATGATTACCCGATTTTAAATATTTTAACAACCAGTAATAGCAGTGAGTTTGAAAGAGAAAGTTTTAATGGAGATGAATATCCGCCGCTTAAAGTAAAAACTAAAGGATTATCAATGACCAAATTGAAAAGTTTAATCAAAAAAAACAATTTAAAAGACAATTTGCTTTCGTTTATTCCTTTTGAAAAGGCGGAAGTAACACTGATTAAACAGCTGTCAGGCTCTTTCACTTATCTAATTTCAAGCTTTATGCTGACATTTTTTTCATTCGTTATTGTTTGTGTTTTAACGACAATTTATTATTTTAATTCCAATGAACGGAAATTTCATTTACTTAGATTGAATGGCTATTCATTTTTTGGAACTTATAATCAGGTTTTCTTTGGAATAATCGGTGAAATAGCTTTAGGAATATTATTGACAACAATAATGTCAAAGCTAAGTAAAGAACTTGTAATTAATATGTTAGTGGCAATTTTATTAGATTTTTTAATTGTTTGTGTCACCTTGTTGATAATAGAAAAGAAAAATCAGGGAGGAATATGA
- a CDS encoding ATP-binding cassette domain-containing protein codes for MNNRIVVMSEMTKKIKKRLIFSLESLEVNRGDFVTIKGASGSGKTTFLNVIGMNDHLSSGRYEFEGVNVENISPKDKLKIKRNKISFVFQDFGLIEEENINFNLEVALRYTKFNKKEKTDLKMKALEQVKLNKNLKTSVSALSGGEKQRVALARVILKPSIMILADEPTGSLDSKNKDIVTEILMQQAANGKAVIVVTHDETLAAKGNKTLIL; via the coding sequence ATGAATAATAGAATCGTTGTTATGAGTGAGATGACTAAAAAAATTAAAAAAAGGTTGATTTTTTCGCTGGAGAGTTTAGAGGTGAACAGAGGAGATTTTGTTACGATAAAAGGAGCCAGCGGTTCGGGGAAAACAACATTTTTAAACGTAATTGGTATGAATGATCATCTTTCTTCAGGACGATATGAGTTTGAAGGAGTTAATGTAGAAAATATTTCACCGAAGGACAAGTTAAAAATTAAAAGAAATAAAATTTCTTTTGTATTTCAGGATTTTGGATTAATTGAAGAAGAGAATATCAATTTTAATCTAGAAGTTGCATTGAGGTATACAAAGTTTAATAAAAAAGAAAAAACCGATCTAAAGATGAAAGCTCTGGAACAAGTTAAGTTAAATAAGAATTTAAAAACTTCGGTAAGCGCGCTGTCCGGTGGTGAAAAACAAAGAGTTGCATTAGCTAGAGTAATTTTGAAGCCATCGATAATGATTTTAGCAGATGAGCCAACTGGATCGCTGGATTCAAAGAACAAAGATATAGTTACGGAAATTTTGATGCAGCAAGCAGCGAACGGAAAAGCAGTAATTGTAGTAACTCATGATGAAACATTGGCAGCTAAAGGAAATAAAACTTTAATTTTATAA
- a CDS encoding CD0519/CD1768 family membrane protein → MTKQPTDNQTDRILRNDVTKGTWFCIIFVLIIFFGFGSVMGIGPMFSTIMKTAHELLLNVVFYIMGVAVLAGAVSAVFSEFGVTALLNRVISPIMKPIFGLPGAAALGLIATFFSDNPAIVPMSKDQAFARYFKKYQWASLVNFGTTFGMGIVIVGGVLGINSGKYSFSLLIGFICAFIGGIFSTRLLMHFTKKMYGPDAPVDPEILSNDGNNSEIPAGKRVIRTGNPFQRGLNATFDGGKAGVELGMALIPGVIVFCTFVMMLTNGPSIVHGHEVYLGKAYEGVGLLPWIGKKLSFILNPLFGFNHNEVIGLPLTSLGAVGASLAGATSLAANGLMTGHDMAVYIAMGYCWCGFFSTTPSITDSMNLRDITTKAMGTQFLGGIIAGVVANYLWLLIQLF, encoded by the coding sequence ATGACCAAACAACCAACAGATAATCAGACAGATCGAATTCTTCGTAATGATGTTACGAAGGGTACCTGGTTTTGTATTATTTTCGTTTTAATTATCTTTTTTGGATTTGGGTCAGTAATGGGAATTGGACCAATGTTCAGTACAATTATGAAAACCGCCCATGAGTTATTATTAAACGTTGTGTTTTATATTATGGGGGTCGCTGTTTTAGCAGGTGCTGTATCCGCAGTTTTTTCAGAGTTTGGAGTTACTGCCTTATTAAATAGAGTCATATCACCGATCATGAAGCCTATTTTTGGCTTGCCAGGAGCAGCAGCTCTTGGGTTAATTGCCACGTTTTTCTCTGATAATCCAGCGATTGTTCCAATGTCAAAAGACCAAGCATTTGCGCGTTATTTTAAAAAGTATCAATGGGCAAGTTTGGTAAATTTCGGCACAACTTTTGGAATGGGAATTGTTATTGTCGGAGGGGTCTTAGGAATAAACTCTGGTAAGTATAGTTTTAGTCTTTTAATTGGATTTATCTGTGCTTTTATTGGCGGTATTTTTAGTACCCGATTATTAATGCACTTTACCAAGAAAATGTATGGTCCTGATGCACCAGTTGATCCTGAAATCTTGAGTAACGATGGAAATAATAGTGAAATTCCGGCTGGAAAAAGAGTTATTAGAACAGGCAATCCTTTTCAACGCGGCCTAAATGCGACATTTGACGGTGGTAAAGCTGGAGTTGAATTAGGAATGGCATTGATTCCGGGAGTTATTGTATTTTGTACATTTGTGATGATGTTAACCAACGGTCCAAGCATTGTTCATGGTCACGAGGTCTATCTAGGTAAAGCTTATGAAGGAGTAGGACTTCTACCATGGATCGGTAAAAAGCTGTCGTTTATTTTAAATCCATTATTTGGTTTTAATCATAATGAAGTGATTGGTTTGCCTTTAACTTCTTTAGGAGCAGTTGGTGCATCTCTAGCAGGGGCAACTTCACTTGCTGCTAATGGCTTAATGACAGGACATGATATGGCCGTATATATTGCAATGGGATATTGCTGGTGCGGCTTCTTTTCAACGACACCGAGCATTACTGATTCGATGAATTTGCGAGATATCACCACTAAAGCAATGGGGACCCAATTTCTAGGTGGTATTATTGCAGGAGTTGTGGCAAACTATCTCTGGTTATTAATTCAATTATTTTAG
- a CDS encoding C39 family peptidase — MRKKLKIFLLPLLALICFLPSMKVHAAEATPEVFVGQVNYLSGYGIRVYEITGDQVTPTSKTLSDKSLWQVFKSQEINGNRYYNLGGNQWVEAKYLVNYIGKVFYVPGYSIRVYQIDGSKVTPTSKVLPDGSKWKVFKSSTVNGEKYYNLGGNQWVQSKYIGDNFIPSWDGKSSLTVNYEPNYGIAVYRQPSASARVVNHLPNASRWKIVGQRMVGAKKWYAVGNDQWVNGDYAVVGQIKDQVVLGVSYISQEAAGAPMGCEAASALEALHYKGNATSYNLRQFLNTMPIAKNGNPYQGFGGTPYQVVGGIYQSIFPSAFTPWVRKFGHASNLSGSNLDGIIGHLQAGNPVVTWVTLNYQPAQWGSYNWGKGVNNAHVVTVDGYNANSLHIVDPENGVYWISKAKFNTVFNYMKFAVAIY; from the coding sequence TTGAGAAAAAAATTAAAGATATTTTTATTGCCTTTATTGGCGTTAATTTGTTTTTTACCGTCAATGAAAGTTCATGCTGCTGAAGCAACGCCAGAAGTATTTGTCGGACAAGTAAATTATCTTTCAGGGTATGGAATTAGAGTTTATGAAATTACTGGTGATCAAGTTACGCCTACCAGCAAAACGCTCTCTGATAAATCACTGTGGCAGGTGTTTAAATCGCAAGAAATTAATGGTAATCGTTATTATAATCTTGGTGGCAATCAGTGGGTGGAAGCAAAATATCTGGTGAATTATATCGGCAAGGTATTTTATGTGCCGGGATATTCAATTAGAGTTTATCAAATTGATGGAAGTAAAGTTACACCGACAAGTAAAGTATTGCCGGATGGAAGCAAGTGGAAAGTTTTTAAATCTTCGACAGTGAATGGCGAGAAATATTATAACCTTGGTGGTAATCAATGGGTTCAAAGTAAGTACATCGGAGATAATTTTATTCCAAGCTGGGATGGAAAGTCTTCTTTAACAGTAAATTATGAACCTAATTATGGAATTGCCGTTTATCGTCAGCCATCTGCTTCTGCTAGAGTTGTTAATCATTTACCAAATGCTTCAAGATGGAAAATTGTTGGTCAAAGAATGGTCGGTGCTAAGAAATGGTATGCTGTCGGCAATGATCAATGGGTGAATGGTGACTATGCTGTTGTCGGCCAAATTAAAGATCAAGTTGTTTTAGGCGTATCATACATTAGTCAAGAAGCAGCGGGAGCTCCAATGGGATGTGAAGCTGCTAGTGCTTTAGAAGCTCTTCACTATAAAGGAAATGCGACAAGTTATAATTTAAGACAATTTCTTAATACAATGCCAATAGCCAAGAATGGTAATCCGTATCAAGGATTTGGCGGAACGCCTTATCAAGTTGTAGGTGGGATTTATCAGTCAATTTTTCCAAGTGCATTTACTCCGTGGGTTCGTAAATTTGGTCATGCCAGCAATTTAAGCGGGAGTAATTTAGACGGAATTATTGGTCATCTGCAAGCAGGCAATCCCGTTGTTACGTGGGTAACGCTTAATTATCAGCCAGCTCAGTGGGGATCTTACAACTGGGGTAAAGGAGTTAATAATGCTCATGTGGTAACCGTTGATGGTTATAATGCTAATTCACTTCATATTGTTGATCCAGAAAATGGTGTTTATTGGATTAGTAAAGCCAAATTCAATACAGTGTTTAACTATATGAAATTTGCGGTAGCAATATATTAA
- a CDS encoding arsenate reductase family protein, translated as MEILVLQYPPCSTCKKALKWLNDNQIKYQSRNIKTENPTKEELETWYHKSDYPLKRFFNTSGQLYREQNLKEKIGTASEDELLSILATDGMLVKRPLVIGDDFVLVGFKESEWQNALINN; from the coding sequence ATGGAAATACTAGTTTTGCAATATCCTCCCTGCAGTACTTGCAAGAAGGCTTTGAAATGGTTAAATGACAACCAGATTAAGTATCAATCAAGAAATATCAAAACGGAGAATCCAACCAAAGAAGAGTTAGAAACTTGGTATCACAAATCAGATTATCCTTTAAAAAGATTTTTCAATACTTCTGGTCAGCTATACCGTGAACAAAATTTAAAAGAAAAAATTGGTACCGCAAGCGAAGACGAACTTTTATCAATCCTAGCTACTGATGGCATGCTTGTTAAACGTCCACTAGTAATAGGCGATGATTTTGTTTTAGTTGGATTTAAAGAATCTGAGTGGCAAAACGCGCTTATAAATAATTAA
- a CDS encoding type II toxin-antitoxin system RelB/DinJ family antitoxin — MTKYSAVNARVDEKTKKEAEKIFSDLGLNRTTAINLFYKQVILKHGLPFDLKIEEPNARLKEAINNEKDDLSFDSAKEAWKYLND; from the coding sequence ATGACTAAATATTCCGCAGTAAATGCTCGTGTAGATGAAAAAACAAAAAAAGAAGCTGAAAAAATCTTTTCCGACTTGGGATTGAATAGAACTACCGCGATTAATTTATTTTATAAACAAGTAATTTTGAAACACGGTTTGCCATTTGACCTAAAAATCGAAGAACCTAACGCGAGACTAAAAGAAGCTATTAATAATGAGAAGGATGATCTGAGTTTTGATAGCGCTAAAGAGGCTTGGAAATATTTGAATGACTGA
- a CDS encoding type II toxin-antitoxin system YafQ family toxin, which yields MTDFNVKFSSNFKRNYRKIISGGRYKKEDFLVIFNILTKGSKIPEKYFDHQLVNRKPDSELHIKPDWLLIYKYVDENTIRFIDTGTHSDLFD from the coding sequence ATGACTGATTTTAATGTTAAGTTTTCTTCTAATTTTAAACGTAATTATCGAAAAATTATTTCTGGGGGAAGATATAAAAAAGAGGATTTTTTGGTAATTTTTAATATTTTAACTAAAGGTTCCAAAATTCCAGAAAAATATTTTGATCATCAGCTTGTTAATAGAAAACCAGATAGTGAACTTCATATTAAACCTGATTGGTTATTAATTTATAAGTATGTTGATGAAAATACAATTAGATTTATTGATACTGGAACACATTCCGATCTTTTTGATTAA
- a CDS encoding response regulator transcription factor, with protein sequence MLKIVLVDDDHLVTQALTTIINAENDLKVVASGHQASDAMNYYRQFHPDVILLDIRLGESSGLNSAKQILESDPTAKILLLTTFSDDEYIEKSMQLGVKGYLIKQNLAAIIPAIRTAAANQTVFSPEIMEKLKSSYSKSTPKIELTQREQEILTLVAQGLNNKEIAEQTFLSSGTVRNYISQLLEKLKLRDRTQLAIFYYQNFKH encoded by the coding sequence ATGCTGAAAATAGTTTTAGTTGATGATGACCATTTGGTTACTCAAGCACTAACCACAATTATTAATGCCGAAAATGATCTTAAAGTTGTGGCAAGCGGTCATCAAGCAAGTGATGCCATGAATTATTATCGTCAGTTTCATCCGGACGTCATACTCCTCGATATTCGACTTGGGGAATCGTCAGGTCTTAATTCCGCTAAGCAAATTCTTGAATCTGACCCTACTGCTAAAATTCTCCTTTTGACGACTTTTTCCGATGACGAATATATCGAAAAATCCATGCAGTTAGGTGTTAAAGGTTATTTGATTAAGCAAAATCTAGCAGCAATTATTCCAGCTATTCGCACCGCTGCTGCCAACCAAACAGTTTTTAGTCCTGAAATTATGGAAAAGCTGAAAAGCTCATATTCTAAATCCACTCCCAAAATTGAACTAACTCAGCGAGAACAAGAAATATTAACGCTTGTAGCTCAAGGACTTAACAACAAAGAAATTGCTGAACAAACATTTTTAAGTTCAGGTACGGTTCGTAACTATATCAGTCAACTCCTTGAAAAGTTAAAACTCCGTGATCGCACCCAACTGGCAATTTTTTATTACCAGAATTTTAAGCATTAA
- a CDS encoding sensor histidine kinase gives MKLKTHFYLEIGFLAAGSLILMAIKGFNPLMIRVFLISIISLNLTLFEPKLPGSLFVTIFLSILACFDSTFIYCLPIITRVLLLKRKPIILIPLVIPLLISLNWLKILVALGCLLAIYFSQQDRDLFKIQQKVYTLQDDSFEQLAKLQEQNLLLKLNGQTKLKLQVAQERNRIARDIHDNVGHLLSSSIIQLGAIQIVNHDSKIERPLTELNTTINQAMNSIRNSVQGIQEKSLTLTQALKPILANFTFCTLEVEGEIFQNLPDEKSQVIVMTIKEALTNVIKHSDASKVIVIFRELPAFYQVQIKDNGTQENGFSQGMGLTSMKQRAEEISGQLHLHQSSEGFIITLILPRKDQNAENSFS, from the coding sequence ATGAAATTAAAAACACATTTTTATCTAGAAATTGGCTTTTTAGCTGCTGGTAGTTTAATTTTAATGGCCATTAAAGGTTTTAATCCTTTAATGATTAGGGTCTTTTTAATAAGCATCATTAGTCTTAATCTAACCCTTTTCGAACCTAAATTACCGGGATCTCTTTTTGTCACAATATTTCTATCAATACTAGCGTGTTTTGACTCAACTTTCATTTATTGTTTACCAATAATTACGAGAGTCTTACTTTTAAAAAGAAAACCAATTATTTTAATTCCTCTAGTAATTCCGCTTTTGATTTCATTAAATTGGCTTAAAATTTTAGTGGCTTTGGGTTGTTTATTAGCAATTTATTTTTCACAGCAAGATCGAGATTTATTTAAAATACAGCAAAAAGTATATACGCTGCAAGATGATAGTTTTGAACAGCTTGCTAAACTACAGGAACAAAATTTACTATTAAAATTAAACGGACAAACAAAACTAAAACTGCAAGTAGCTCAAGAACGAAATCGGATCGCCCGTGATATTCATGATAATGTCGGTCATTTGTTATCCAGTAGTATTATTCAGCTGGGAGCGATTCAAATCGTGAATCACGATTCAAAAATAGAAAGACCTCTTACCGAACTAAATACAACTATCAATCAGGCGATGAATAGTATTAGAAATAGTGTGCAGGGAATCCAAGAAAAGTCTTTAACTTTAACTCAAGCGTTAAAACCGATATTAGCTAATTTTACTTTTTGTACTCTTGAAGTTGAAGGTGAAATTTTTCAAAATCTTCCCGATGAAAAAAGCCAAGTTATCGTAATGACGATTAAAGAGGCTTTAACTAATGTAATTAAACATTCTGATGCCTCAAAAGTGATAGTAATATTTCGAGAATTACCTGCATTTTACCAAGTTCAAATTAAAGACAATGGGACGCAAGAAAATGGTTTTTCTCAAGGGATGGGATTAACAAGTATGAAGCAGCGGGCTGAAGAAATTAGCGGTCAGCTTCATTTACATCAAAGCAGTGAAGGATTTATTATAACTTTAATTCTCCCTAGAAAGGATCAAAATGCTGAAAATAGTTTTAGTTGA